A portion of the Chloroflexota bacterium genome contains these proteins:
- a CDS encoding divalent-cation tolerance protein CutA, producing MKQTGKVVIFVTTSSEAEARKIAELLLGQRKAACVNIVPRVDSSFWWQGKLESAQESLLVIKTKASLLPEITELVKSVHSYEVPEIIALPIIGGNEDYLKWIGDEVKES from the coding sequence ATGAAACAGACCGGCAAGGTAGTCATCTTTGTTACCACCAGCTCTGAGGCAGAAGCCCGCAAGATAGCTGAGCTGCTGCTTGGGCAGAGAAAGGCTGCCTGTGTAAATATCGTACCCAGGGTAGACTCGTCATTCTGGTGGCAGGGAAAGCTGGAGTCAGCTCAGGAAAGCCTTCTCGTCATCAAGACCAAAGCCTCGCTGCTCCCCGAAATTACTGAGCTTGTCAAAAGTGTCCACAGCTATGAAGTCCCCGAGATAATCGCCCTGCCCATCATCGGCGGCAACGAAGATTACCTCAAGTGGATAGGCGACGAGGTCAAGGAGAGCTGA
- the nadA gene encoding quinolinate synthase NadA: MDREPELTEKILKLKEKRNAVILVHNYQLGEVQDIADFVGDSLDLSQRAAKTDASVIVFCGVHFMAETASILCPDKTVLLPDTHAGCPMANMITAPQLRAKKKEHPRATVVCYINSSAAVKAESHVCCTSANAVGVIESLNADEILFVPDQYLGHYISTKTAKKIILWPGFCPTHARILPEHITKLKHEYPKAKVVVHPECKPGVIALADEVLSTSGMIKFAKREDVQQMIVGTEIGIIYRLRKENPGKTFIPVSEQAVCPNMKLITLEKVLWSLEEMAPEVKVSEKIRLTAKQAVDRMLAVGRKE, translated from the coding sequence ATGGATAGAGAGCCGGAGCTAACTGAGAAAATACTGAAGTTAAAAGAAAAAAGAAATGCCGTTATCCTCGTCCATAACTATCAATTGGGCGAGGTTCAGGATATAGCTGACTTTGTTGGTGATTCCTTGGACCTCAGCCAGAGAGCAGCCAAGACCGATGCCAGCGTCATAGTCTTCTGCGGTGTCCATTTCATGGCGGAGACAGCCTCGATTCTCTGTCCTGACAAGACGGTCCTGCTTCCCGATACGCATGCCGGCTGTCCCATGGCAAATATGATCACCGCCCCACAGCTTCGTGCCAAGAAGAAAGAGCATCCAAGGGCTACGGTGGTCTGCTACATTAACTCCTCCGCTGCGGTTAAGGCTGAATCACATGTCTGCTGCACTTCGGCTAATGCGGTTGGCGTCATAGAAAGCTTGAACGCAGATGAAATACTTTTTGTCCCTGACCAGTATCTGGGGCACTATATCTCCACGAAAACCGCTAAAAAGATAATTCTCTGGCCTGGCTTTTGCCCCACCCACGCCCGGATACTGCCTGAGCATATCACCAAACTCAAACATGAATATCCCAAGGCTAAAGTGGTAGTTCACCCGGAATGCAAGCCGGGGGTGATAGCTCTGGCCGACGAGGTGTTGAGCACCAGTGGCATGATAAAGTTTGCCAAGAGGGAAGATGTTCAGCAAATGATTGTGGGAACGGAGATAGGCATAATCTACAGGCTTAGAAAAGAAAATCCGGGCAAGACCTTTATCCCTGTCTCGGAACAGGCTGTGTGCCCCAACATGAAGCTAATCACTTTGGAGAAAGTCCTGTGGTCTCTCGAGGAGATGGCGCCGGAGGTCAAAGTTTCGGAGAAAATACGCCTCACGGCGAAGCAGGCTGTGGACAGGATGCTGGCAGTTGGCAGGAAAGAATGA
- the fdhD gene encoding formate dehydrogenase accessory sulfurtransferase FdhD, which produces MSEVERVPIFRFTEVEKSSADDVVVTEFPLTIVFNNQELVTLLCSPKNLDYLAVGFLSSEGLLKSKDEIKNITVDEQRGVVRVETEAENKQAGELVFKRLITSGCGRGTSFYSAADVGGQRKVESQTKISALEVFELVSEFQHRSQIFRTTGGVHSAALCDTKSILVFSEDIGRHNAIDKIFGECTLKDIPTDDHILVTSGRISSEILLKAAKKNIPLLISKSAPTDLGVKLANDLGVTLIGFARGKRMNVYSNDWRVVSHG; this is translated from the coding sequence GTGAGTGAGGTGGAGAGGGTTCCTATATTTCGTTTTACCGAGGTAGAGAAGAGCAGCGCTGACGATGTCGTTGTCACGGAATTTCCTCTCACCATCGTATTCAACAATCAAGAGCTGGTAACGCTGCTGTGTTCCCCCAAAAATCTGGATTATCTGGCAGTCGGTTTCCTTTCCTCCGAAGGGCTGCTGAAAAGCAAGGACGAAATCAAGAATATAACGGTTGACGAGCAGCGAGGCGTGGTCCGTGTAGAGACCGAAGCGGAGAATAAACAGGCTGGCGAGCTCGTGTTCAAGCGGCTTATCACCTCGGGCTGTGGTCGGGGCACTTCTTTTTACAGCGCTGCCGATGTCGGTGGACAGAGGAAAGTAGAATCTCAGACCAAAATATCGGCTCTCGAGGTCTTCGAGCTGGTAAGCGAATTTCAGCATCGGTCGCAGATTTTCAGGACGACCGGCGGTGTTCACAGCGCTGCATTATGCGATACCAAAAGCATTCTGGTTTTCAGCGAGGACATAGGCAGGCATAATGCCATCGATAAGATTTTTGGCGAATGTACCTTGAAAGATATACCCACAGATGACCACATACTGGTCACCAGTGGCAGGATTTCCTCGGAGATATTGCTTAAAGCGGCTAAAAAAAATATTCCGCTGCTTATCTCCAAATCAGCGCCTACTGACCTGGGAGTGAAGCTAGCCAATGATTTAGGCGTTACCCTTATCGGCTTTGCCAGGGGAAAGAGGATGAATGTCTACTCTAACGATTGGAGGGTAGTGAGCCATGGATAG
- a CDS encoding MOSC domain-containing protein, with translation MASIIAVCKSDKKGTKKEDVKEGLLKDDFGLVGDAHADCCTHRQVSLLAVESIDKMRALGLELKPGDFAENLTTEGIDLVSLPVGTRMSIGKQVVLEVTQIGKECHAGCAIYQQVGKCIMPEEGVFAKVIRGGPVRAGDQIEVG, from the coding sequence ATGGCTAGCATTATCGCCGTTTGCAAAAGCGATAAAAAGGGAACAAAGAAGGAAGACGTAAAAGAGGGGCTTCTGAAGGATGACTTTGGCCTTGTCGGCGATGCCCATGCCGATTGCTGCACGCACCGGCAGGTGAGCTTGCTGGCTGTGGAAAGCATCGATAAGATGCGAGCCCTGGGCCTGGAATTAAAGCCCGGTGATTTTGCCGAAAATCTGACCACTGAGGGAATAGACCTGGTGTCGCTACCTGTCGGCACCAGGATGTCAATCGGTAAGCAGGTTGTCCTGGAGGTCACTCAAATCGGCAAGGAGTGCCATGCCGGGTGTGCTATCTACCAGCAGGTGGGCAAGTGCATTATGCCCGAAGAGGGGGTGTTTGCCAAAGTGATTCGAGGCGGACCTGTCAGGGCCGGAGACCAGATAGAGGTAGGGTAA
- a CDS encoding AIR synthase — protein MTVMPDIGKISPKIFDEVILPHLGAKSDKVLVGPQNGVDVGIVEIGDKAVSLTCDPVFIVPEYGWERAAWFAIHIIASDSVTSGLKPGFLAIDLNLPMEMTGEQLKIMWNTMHQECVKLGIFIITGHTGRYENCHYPMVGGATLVGIGSKNEYVTPRLAQAGDKIIITKGPAIEATGIFAAMFPQLIEREFGKDFSQKAQQIFYKMSVVDDAMTAVSIGVRENGVTAMHDATECGIWGGLYEIAQAANLGVRVEMESIVIEDCVPDICRHFGIDPYASISEGTLIISCREHKAGDILKALHHKGIKASVVGEFTKPRLGMVLVRGGKEEKLEHPIVDPFWRAFYQALEKYSGKF, from the coding sequence GTGACTGTAATGCCAGACATAGGAAAAATTTCGCCCAAAATCTTTGATGAGGTTATATTGCCACATCTGGGAGCCAAAAGCGACAAAGTCCTGGTAGGGCCTCAGAATGGGGTAGATGTGGGCATTGTGGAAATCGGAGACAAGGCGGTTTCCCTTACCTGCGACCCTGTATTTATCGTGCCTGAATATGGCTGGGAGAGGGCAGCCTGGTTTGCTATCCACATCATTGCTTCCGATTCTGTAACCAGTGGGCTCAAGCCCGGGTTTCTAGCCATTGATTTGAACCTTCCCATGGAGATGACTGGCGAACAACTGAAGATAATGTGGAACACCATGCACCAGGAGTGTGTCAAGCTGGGAATCTTCATTATCACCGGCCATACGGGCAGGTATGAGAACTGTCACTATCCTATGGTGGGTGGAGCCACTTTAGTTGGCATAGGCAGTAAGAACGAATATGTCACTCCCAGACTGGCGCAAGCCGGAGATAAGATAATCATTACCAAGGGGCCGGCTATAGAGGCAACGGGCATTTTCGCCGCCATGTTCCCTCAACTCATTGAGCGTGAGTTCGGAAAGGATTTCAGCCAGAAAGCTCAGCAGATATTTTACAAGATGTCGGTGGTGGATGATGCCATGACCGCGGTCAGCATCGGAGTGAGAGAGAACGGAGTAACCGCCATGCATGATGCTACTGAATGCGGCATATGGGGCGGACTGTATGAAATCGCACAAGCTGCCAACCTGGGAGTCAGAGTTGAAATGGAAAGCATAGTGATTGAGGATTGCGTGCCGGATATATGCAGGCATTTTGGCATTGACCCTTATGCTTCCATCAGTGAAGGCACTCTAATCATATCCTGCCGAGAACACAAAGCCGGGGACATTTTGAAGGCGCTGCATCACAAGGGTATTAAAGCTTCGGTTGTCGGTGAGTTCACCAAGCCGAGATTGGGAATGGTGCTGGTAAGAGGGGGCAAGGAGGAGAAGCTTGAGCACCCCATTGTTGACCCGTTCTGGAGAGCGTTCTACCAGGCCCTTGAGAAGTATAGTGGGAAATTTTAG
- the nifS gene encoding cysteine desulfurase NifS: MKRIYLDYAATTPTHPEVMKAMLPYFTDSFGNPSSIHSLGQEAKHAVEKARNQVAALIGATSDEVVFTGSGTEADNFAVKGVALSRHGKGNHIITSSIEHHAVLETCKFMEEQGLSVTYLPVDGYGMVDPNDVKKAITNKTILISIMHANNEVGTIEPVAEIGNIAREAEIYFHTDAVQAVGRIPVDVNKLNVDLLSISAHKLYGPKGVGALYVRQGTRVSPFMHGGNQERGKRASTENVPAIVGLGKAAEIAQQEMLEEAQKLTTLRDRLIEGILKNIEHTQLNGHPVMRLPNNANVSISYVEGESILLNLDLAGICVSTGSACSSSNLGPSHILAAMGLPPLQAHGSLRFTLGKWTTEEEINQVLHVLPGIVSKLRAMSPLIKTSN; the protein is encoded by the coding sequence ATGAAGAGAATATATCTGGATTACGCTGCTACTACACCAACGCATCCTGAAGTAATGAAGGCGATGTTGCCTTATTTTACCGATTCCTTCGGTAACCCCTCTAGCATACATTCGCTTGGTCAGGAAGCCAAGCACGCCGTTGAGAAAGCGCGAAATCAAGTTGCGGCTCTTATTGGGGCTACGAGCGACGAGGTTGTTTTCACCGGCAGCGGGACTGAAGCGGATAACTTTGCCGTGAAGGGTGTGGCGTTGTCCAGACATGGCAAGGGAAATCATATTATTACCAGCTCAATCGAACATCATGCCGTGCTGGAAACCTGTAAATTTATGGAGGAACAGGGGCTATCGGTCACCTATCTTCCTGTGGATGGCTATGGCATGGTCGACCCGAACGATGTCAAAAAGGCAATCACGAATAAGACCATCCTCATCTCCATTATGCATGCCAACAATGAAGTCGGCACTATAGAACCTGTAGCCGAGATAGGAAATATCGCCAGAGAGGCTGAGATTTACTTTCATACCGATGCCGTACAGGCTGTTGGGCGTATCCCGGTAGATGTGAATAAGTTGAATGTTGACCTTCTGTCCATTTCGGCACACAAGCTCTATGGTCCTAAGGGCGTCGGTGCGCTGTATGTTAGGCAGGGTACTAGGGTAAGCCCCTTTATGCATGGTGGTAATCAGGAGAGAGGTAAGCGGGCAAGCACTGAGAACGTGCCCGCCATTGTCGGCTTGGGCAAGGCAGCAGAGATCGCTCAGCAGGAAATGCTCGAAGAAGCCCAGAAGTTGACCACTCTGCGTGATAGGCTAATTGAAGGTATACTCAAGAACATCGAACACACCCAGTTGAACGGCCATCCTGTGATGAGGCTGCCCAACAATGCGAATGTTAGCATTAGTTATGTGGAAGGTGAATCGATTCTATTGAATCTAGACCTGGCGGGAATCTGTGTCTCCACAGGTTCAGCTTGCAGCTCGTCGAATCTCGGGCCATCCCATATTCTGGCGGCGATGGGGCTACCGCCTTTACAGGCGCATGGCTCTTTGCGATTCACTCTAGGGAAATGGACTACAGAGGAAGAGATAAATCAGGTTCTACATGTGCTACCAGGCATTGTATCCAAGCTCAGAGCTATGTCCCCACTCATAAAAACCTCGAATTAA
- a CDS encoding FeS-binding protein has protein sequence MAKRQVMFTFPREMIKEPIIYNLSHKFEVVTNIRRADVSEDRGWVVLELEGEDKEIEAGIAWVKEKGVRVDPIVGDIVEG, from the coding sequence ATGGCTAAGCGACAAGTGATGTTCACCTTTCCCCGTGAGATGATAAAGGAGCCTATCATTTATAACCTATCACATAAATTTGAGGTGGTGACCAACATACGCCGTGCTGACGTATCGGAAGATAGGGGTTGGGTAGTGCTGGAACTTGAGGGTGAGGACAAAGAGATCGAAGCCGGCATTGCCTGGGTTAAAGAAAAGGGCGTTAGAGTTGACCCCATAGTTGGCGATATTGTCGAAGGCTAA
- a CDS encoding threonine synthase, translating into MSYATGLRCRKCGQEYSLQPIKVCDFCLSPVEVNYDYKAMAGVLSREKIAEGPFTMWRYRDLLPAEGKEEIDIGTGFTPLLKADNLGRELGLDELYIKNDCLNPTYSFKDRAVSVAVTKAREFGFDTLACASTGNLAASVAAHAAKANMKAYVFVPSNVEPGKLVGVAIYKPNLVTVEGSYDDVNRLCAELAQRYNWGFININLRPYYAEGSKTLGFEVAEQLGWRPPDCIVAPAASGLLFTRIWKGLQELSTLNLIGPVNTHMYLTQATGSSPIVHAFEAGSLHVHPVTPKTLVTSIAIGNPADGYHALMVARQSGGGASSATDEEAIEGMKLLAQTEGIFAEAAGGVVIAGLKKLAAAGAIKRDQLTVAFITGAGPRTQEIVSDVVRSFHVQPNLESFREVLGVQV; encoded by the coding sequence TTGTCGTACGCCACAGGTTTACGCTGTCGAAAATGTGGGCAGGAATATTCCTTACAACCTATAAAGGTCTGCGATTTTTGTCTTAGCCCGGTGGAGGTCAACTATGACTACAAGGCTATGGCTGGAGTGCTCAGCCGCGAGAAGATTGCCGAAGGGCCCTTTACTATGTGGCGCTATCGTGACCTGCTCCCTGCTGAGGGCAAGGAGGAGATTGACATCGGTACTGGCTTCACGCCTCTGCTTAAAGCTGATAACCTGGGACGTGAGCTGGGCTTAGACGAACTTTACATCAAGAACGACTGCCTTAATCCTACATATTCCTTTAAGGACAGGGCTGTTTCAGTTGCCGTAACCAAGGCGCGTGAGTTCGGTTTTGATACCCTGGCCTGTGCCTCAACAGGTAATCTGGCTGCCAGCGTGGCTGCCCATGCTGCTAAAGCGAACATGAAGGCTTATGTCTTTGTCCCGTCAAATGTGGAACCGGGCAAGCTGGTGGGGGTAGCCATATATAAGCCAAACCTGGTTACTGTTGAAGGAAGTTATGACGATGTCAACCGTCTCTGTGCCGAGTTGGCACAAAGATACAATTGGGGCTTTATCAACATCAATCTCCGGCCATATTACGCCGAGGGCAGTAAGACCCTGGGATTTGAAGTGGCCGAGCAACTGGGATGGCGACCGCCAGACTGTATAGTGGCGCCTGCTGCCTCAGGTCTCCTTTTTACCCGAATTTGGAAGGGGCTACAAGAATTATCTACGCTCAATCTCATCGGACCGGTAAACACCCACATGTATCTGACCCAGGCTACAGGGAGCTCACCCATTGTACATGCCTTTGAAGCGGGCAGCCTACATGTCCATCCGGTGACGCCAAAGACTCTGGTCACTTCCATAGCCATAGGTAATCCCGCCGATGGATATCACGCTTTAATGGTCGCCAGACAATCCGGGGGTGGGGCTTCAAGTGCCACCGATGAAGAAGCTATTGAAGGAATGAAATTACTGGCACAAACCGAAGGCATTTTCGCTGAAGCCGCCGGCGGGGTAGTGATTGCCGGATTGAAAAAGCTGGCTGCTGCTGGAGCCATTAAAAGAGACCAGCTGACGGTTGCTTTCATCACCGGGGCCGGCCCGAGGACACAAGAGATTGTCTCAGATGTTGTCCGTTCTTTTCATGTCCAGCCCAATTTGGAGTCGTTCCGCGAGGTGCTCGGTGTGCAGGTTTGA
- a CDS encoding PLP-dependent transferase codes for MRFETLAIHAGERPDKTFGAVSVPIYQTSTFAFEDVGKTRGYDYSRTANPTRKVLEDTIAQLEGGKAGFAFATGMAAETTVAHLLKAGDHVISGDDVYGGTYRLFQDVMQDLGLEFTFLRMNKRQAIERAIKPNTRMIWMETPSNPLLNITDVEMVVDIAQKHNILTVIDNTFATPYFLRPIEYGVDLVVHSTTKYLNGHCDVVGGAVVTTTDELTQRVQFLLNAMGTCASPFDCWLVLRGIQTLPLRMKKHEENAIALANYLQRHKAVSRVFYPGIKSHPGHEIAQRQMKGFGGVVSFELKGGVEAVNRFLRRLEVFSLAESLGGAASLAEHPATMSHASMPPDYRARIGISDDLIRLSVGLENINDLIDDLAQALNSG; via the coding sequence ATGAGGTTTGAAACATTAGCCATTCATGCTGGAGAAAGGCCGGACAAGACATTCGGTGCTGTCTCGGTGCCCATATATCAGACATCAACCTTTGCCTTTGAAGACGTGGGTAAAACGAGGGGCTATGATTATTCTCGCACAGCTAATCCAACGAGAAAAGTTCTGGAGGATACTATTGCCCAACTGGAAGGTGGTAAAGCAGGGTTTGCTTTTGCCACCGGTATGGCAGCGGAGACTACGGTCGCGCACCTTCTGAAGGCAGGCGACCATGTAATCTCAGGAGACGATGTCTATGGAGGCACCTACAGGCTCTTTCAAGATGTAATGCAGGACCTGGGGTTGGAGTTTACCTTTCTCAGAATGAACAAAAGACAGGCGATTGAACGAGCTATAAAACCGAATACCAGGATGATATGGATGGAGACACCGTCAAATCCGTTACTCAATATAACCGATGTTGAGATGGTGGTCGATATTGCCCAAAAACACAACATATTGACGGTTATAGATAATACCTTTGCCACCCCTTACTTTCTCAGGCCCATAGAATATGGGGTTGACCTGGTTGTCCATTCCACCACCAAATACCTTAACGGGCATTGTGATGTTGTCGGCGGTGCTGTGGTTACTACCACCGATGAATTGACCCAGAGGGTTCAATTTCTCCTAAATGCCATGGGCACATGTGCTTCGCCCTTTGACTGCTGGCTGGTGCTTCGTGGAATTCAAACATTGCCCCTGCGAATGAAGAAACACGAGGAAAATGCTATAGCTTTGGCAAATTATCTTCAGCGCCACAAGGCTGTCAGCAGGGTGTTTTATCCCGGCATTAAATCTCATCCCGGGCATGAAATTGCCCAAAGGCAGATGAAAGGGTTTGGTGGTGTGGTTTCCTTTGAACTAAAAGGCGGCGTGGAAGCAGTAAATCGTTTTCTCAGAAGGCTAGAGGTGTTCTCGCTAGCGGAATCGCTGGGTGGAGCTGCCTCGCTAGCCGAGCATCCGGCAACCATGAGCCATGCTTCAATGCCACCTGATTACAGAGCAAGAATAGGTATCAGTGATGATTTAATAAGGTTATCAGTAGGCCTGGAGAACATCAACGATTTGATTGATGATTTAGCTCAGGCACTGAATTCTGGCTGA